In the Macellibacteroides fermentans genome, TTGCTTAGCACAACCACAGCTTGTCCGTTGAGAGCGGGATTGAATACGCGCTCGCAAGAAGCATAGAAATTATTGCAGTCGAGAAGTCCTATCATCGTTTAATATGCAGACAATTTTTGATACTGTATGTTACCACACCCCACACCATAAACTGGTTTTCTTCTGTCACTTTTATTGGTTGGTAATCGTCATTTTCGGGCATCAGCCATATAATATCATTGTCTCTTTTGATAAATTTGGTCGTAAATTCGCCGTCAATAAAGCACACAGCCAAATAATTATCACAAAACTCCATCGAGCGGTCGATAACGAGAATATCACCGTGCATAAGGCCTATCTTTTTCAGGCTGTCGCCATTCACTACACCGT is a window encoding:
- a CDS encoding LexA family protein codes for the protein MINKSKHKIRIYRSDTQTELALPFANEGIKAGFPSPAQDFLDQSIDLNKELIKNKEATFYGVVNGDSLKKIGLMHGDILVIDRSMEFCDNYLAVCFIDGEFTTKFIKRDNDIIWLMPENDDYQPIKVTEENQFMVWGVVTYSIKNCLHIKR